The genome window TAATTATTTCTGGAACTCAGGAATGTTTGCCTTTGGGGCAACAACACTTTTAGAACAGTTTGAGATGTATAGTAAGGATATCGCTTCGGCAATGACTGCGGCGGTACAAAATGGCACAGATGACGGGCAGTTTTTCAGGCTAGATACTGCAAGTATGAAGAGTTGCCCGAGTGACTCGATTGATTATGCCGTGATGGAGAAATCTGACACAGTTTCTGTAGTGCCGGCTGATTTAGGTTGGAGCGATATCGGCTCCTGGCAGGCCTTATGGGAAGTATCAGACAAAGATCAAAATGGCAATGTCCTGAGTGGTGATGTCGTTGTCGAAGACGTGACCAATTGTTTAGTCCGTTCTGAGTATGGATTAGTTGCGGCAGTTGGCCTAAAGGATACGATGGTAGTTGAAACTGCCGATGCGGTTTTGATTGCCCCGATGAATCGTGCCCAGGATGTTAAGAAAATTGTTAAGCGGCTCCAAGATGATAATCGTGAAGAGTATCAGCTGCATCGAACTGTATATCGGCCCTGGGGAAGTTACACTATTCTTGAGGAGCAGGAAAACTTTAAGATCAAGCGTATTACAGTGTTGCCCACTGTTAAACTCTCTTTGCAGATGCATCATCATCGTTCCGAACATTGGGTTGTCGTGAAGGGGACAGCCAAGGTGACCTGTGGCGATAAGGTCTTTCTGGTTCGAGAAAACGAGTCAACCTATATCCCTTGCGGAGAGAGGCACCGTCTCGAAAATCCAGGTGTGATACCACTTGAACTTATTGAAGTCCAAAATGGCAGTTATCTCGGTGAGGATGATATTGTCCGCTTTGATGATGATTTTGGGCGAAAAAGTTAAGATCTCTATCTGATCTATTTTGACCTGCAACCACTATTTCTAATTGTTACGCCATGAAAGTCCTTATTGCTAAAAAAGCCGGTTTTTGTATGGGGGTCAGAAGGGCTGTAGATTTGACTCTTGATCTGGTTAATACCGATGATCAAAATATCTCTACCTTCGGCCCTCTCATCCATAATCCTCAGGTTATGGAAGTTCTTAAATCCAAAGGGGTCGGCGTACTTGATTCAGTTCCTGAAAAGGCCACAGGCACTGTTATTATTCGTGCCCATGGTGTGCCGCCATCTGCTAAAGAGAGTCTGCTTAAGTCTGGCCTTACAGTCAAAGACGCCACCTGTCCCCGCGTCTTGCGAGTTCAGGCCATAATTAACAAACATAGAAAACAGGGCAAACGGACGATAATAATTGGTGATAAAAACCACGCTGAGGTCGAAGGGCTGATGGGTTATGCCGGTGATGACTGCATCGTGGTCAGTTCCGAGGCTGAGGCCCAAGCACTGGAGCTTGATTCCCCGTATATTGTAGTGAGCCAGACGACTCAGGATAATCAATCCTTTGAGGTAATAACCCAGGCAATCGTAAAACGTTTTCCTGGCGGGCAGGTTTTTAATACAATCTGTGACTCTACCCACTTGCGGCAGGATGAGGTCCGCAAACTCTGTCTGGAGGTTGAGGCGCTGGTAGTTGTCGGCGGCAAAAATAGTGCAAACACTACGCGTTTAGGGGAAATTGCCAAGGGTTTGGGTAAGGAAGTTTTCCTGGTTGAATCGGAAGATGATCTTGATGCTGCTGCCCTTGGTAAATACGATCAAGTTGGTATTACAGCCGGTGCCTCAACGCCAACCTGGATGATTAATAGAGTGGTTCGTGCCCTGGAGGCTATACCTGGTCGTAGCGACGGCAAAACCAGACCAGCTTTTTTCAGGGTAATTCGTTTGTTGATGGTGACGAATCTGTATGTCTCTCTGGCTGGGTCGGCCTTAACGTATGCCTGCAGCTTGCTGCAAGGGATTGAACCAAAAATTGAAAACTCGATAATCGCTTTTTTCTATCTGTTTTCCATGCACAATATAAACAGGATTACCGACCATAAGGCAAAAGTTTTCAACGATCCAAGTTTTATACGATTCAGCGGACGCTTTAAAAAACTGCTATTGATTTCATCTGGTGGTTTTTTATTTCTATCTCTTGGGCTTACCGCAAAGTATGGTTTTCTACCTTTTGCTCTCTTGTTCTGTATGAGCGTTTTTGGTGTGCTCTATCGGATTCACTTTATCCCCGGTTTTTTAGCTGCCAAAATTAAAGTTTCGAGGTTAAAGGAGATCCCTGGTTCAAAAACATTTTTTGTCGCTCTTGCCTGGGCTATGACTGTTTCGTTATTGCCTGTGCTTAACGCCTCCATTGATCTCTCGGCAGCCCATTTAATGGTTTTTGCCTTTGTTCTGGTGTTTGTGTTTGTTCGGAATGCACTTTTTGATGTGTTCGACGTGCAAGGGGACAGAATTGTAGGTAAAGAGACCTTGCCAGTGCTTATTGGAGCCGATAAGACCTTGAAGTTGCTCAACTGGCTGGTCGGTATTCTTTTTGTCTATGTACTTGCCTCTTCGTTGTTAGGGGTTATGATGATGCCCTACGGAATACTGGCCCTTGTTGGTATTGTCTATTTAGCATCGTTTATTTATATGTTTGAATCTGGCAGATTGAGTCCTGGTGTGCGGCTGGAGTTTGGATTGGAAACAACAATTGTCTTTTTTTCTGCCTGTGTAGTGGTGGGTGAACTGTGGTGATGAGTACCTGATTGTTGGTAT of Desulfobulbaceae bacterium contains these proteins:
- a CDS encoding mannose-1-phosphate guanylyltransferase/mannose-6-phosphate isomerase is translated as MARIQPVILAGGTGSRLWPLSRDLYPKQLLKLIGNETLLQATFTRCMALDNANLPILVVGEEHRFIAKTQIDELGVGGDVAILLEPVGRNTAPAVYAAAKFCQSKNDEELVLLFLPADHLIADVVSFNSAVQEAFELALKGRLVTFGIKPTSPETGYGYIKKGEGSSVESFVEKPDLQTAKSYLESGNYFWNSGMFAFGATTLLEQFEMYSKDIASAMTAAVQNGTDDGQFFRLDTASMKSCPSDSIDYAVMEKSDTVSVVPADLGWSDIGSWQALWEVSDKDQNGNVLSGDVVVEDVTNCLVRSEYGLVAAVGLKDTMVVETADAVLIAPMNRAQDVKKIVKRLQDDNREEYQLHRTVYRPWGSYTILEEQENFKIKRITVLPTVKLSLQMHHHRSEHWVVVKGTAKVTCGDKVFLVRENESTYIPCGERHRLENPGVIPLELIEVQNGSYLGEDDIVRFDDDFGRKS
- the ispH gene encoding 4-hydroxy-3-methylbut-2-enyl diphosphate reductase — its product is MKVLIAKKAGFCMGVRRAVDLTLDLVNTDDQNISTFGPLIHNPQVMEVLKSKGVGVLDSVPEKATGTVIIRAHGVPPSAKESLLKSGLTVKDATCPRVLRVQAIINKHRKQGKRTIIIGDKNHAEVEGLMGYAGDDCIVVSSEAEAQALELDSPYIVVSQTTQDNQSFEVITQAIVKRFPGGQVFNTICDSTHLRQDEVRKLCLEVEALVVVGGKNSANTTRLGEIAKGLGKEVFLVESEDDLDAAALGKYDQVGITAGASTPTWMINRVVRALEAIPGRSDGKTRPAFFRVIRLLMVTNLYVSLAGSALTYACSLLQGIEPKIENSIIAFFYLFSMHNINRITDHKAKVFNDPSFIRFSGRFKKLLLISSGGFLFLSLGLTAKYGFLPFALLFCMSVFGVLYRIHFIPGFLAAKIKVSRLKEIPGSKTFFVALAWAMTVSLLPVLNASIDLSAAHLMVFAFVLVFVFVRNALFDVFDVQGDRIVGKETLPVLIGADKTLKLLNWLVGILFVYVLASSLLGVMMMPYGILALVGIVYLASFIYMFESGRLSPGVRLEFGLETTIVFFSACVVVGELW